From one Bordetella genomosp. 9 genomic stretch:
- a CDS encoding SRPBCC family protein, with the protein MRISDAQWIPSTQHQTWEALTDCAVLRQCIPGCVDVECRSPTEYAFTVRAKVAGLGADYQGEVLLSDVNAPHGCTLVFEGKGNAAGLAIGTAQVNLTPKDHGTRLSYTLAAMAGGKLAEVGEGTLLKAAEKIVQKFFLNFIDHMAAQPHVAPPPPPPPPDPHGLRNSRWSWAVVTVLILAFVGYHTFFT; encoded by the coding sequence ATGCGCATTTCCGATGCTCAATGGATTCCTTCTACCCAGCATCAAACCTGGGAAGCGCTGACCGATTGCGCGGTCCTGCGCCAGTGCATACCCGGCTGCGTGGACGTCGAATGCCGGTCCCCGACGGAATATGCCTTCACCGTGCGCGCCAAGGTCGCCGGCCTGGGCGCCGACTACCAGGGCGAAGTCCTGCTTTCGGACGTGAACGCGCCGCACGGCTGTACCCTGGTCTTCGAAGGCAAGGGCAATGCCGCCGGCCTGGCGATCGGCACGGCCCAGGTGAACCTGACGCCCAAGGACCACGGAACCCGGCTTTCGTACACGCTGGCCGCGATGGCCGGCGGCAAGCTGGCCGAAGTGGGCGAAGGCACGCTGCTGAAAGCCGCCGAAAAAATCGTCCAGAAGTTCTTCCTGAACTTCATCGACCACATGGCGGCGCAGCCCCACGTGGCGCCGCCCCCGCCTCCCCCGCCGCCGGATCCGCACGGCCTGCGGAACTCGCGCTGGTCCTGGGCCGTCGTCACCGTGCTGATCCTCGCCTTCGTGGGCTACCACACCTTCTTCACTTAG
- a CDS encoding glycosyltransferase family 2 protein, with translation MIETPCSAATISASSVVTDGPAIAPGTAAAHVAVLLCSYNGERFLREQLDSIRTQTHIDWKVWVSDDGSSDGTLKILSEYRRDWGPDRLEVLRGPSRGFAANFLSLVCRPEIDADYFAYADQDDVWAPEKLARGLAGLRALAVQGPALYCARTELVDEQGGALGLSPLFTQKPDFRNALVQNVGGGNTMVFNAAGRRVLMAAGPDVDVVAHDWWTYLAITAAGGRVVYDPVPSLLYRQHGGNLIGSNQGLSARLLRLRMLMQGQLRRWIDANVAGIRRITAQLPAAQQQIFLEFDASRHGGIVRRLVGLKRSGVYRQTLAGNIGLIVAAFFKKL, from the coding sequence TTGATCGAGACCCCCTGCAGCGCGGCCACCATCAGCGCTTCCAGCGTCGTCACGGATGGGCCCGCCATCGCGCCCGGAACCGCCGCTGCCCACGTCGCCGTCCTGCTCTGTTCCTACAACGGGGAGCGCTTCCTGCGCGAGCAGCTCGATTCGATCCGGACGCAGACCCATATCGACTGGAAGGTGTGGGTTTCGGACGACGGATCCAGTGACGGCACGTTGAAAATCCTCTCGGAATATAGGCGGGATTGGGGGCCGGACAGGCTGGAAGTGCTGCGCGGCCCTTCACGCGGCTTCGCGGCCAATTTCCTGTCCCTGGTCTGCCGGCCGGAGATCGACGCCGATTATTTCGCGTACGCGGACCAGGACGACGTGTGGGCGCCGGAAAAGCTGGCGCGCGGCCTCGCGGGGCTGCGGGCGCTGGCGGTCCAAGGGCCCGCGCTCTACTGCGCGCGCACCGAACTGGTCGACGAGCAGGGCGGAGCGCTGGGGCTTTCACCTCTCTTTACACAAAAGCCGGATTTCCGGAACGCACTTGTGCAGAATGTGGGCGGCGGCAACACCATGGTGTTCAACGCAGCGGGCAGGCGGGTCCTGATGGCGGCCGGCCCGGACGTGGACGTGGTCGCGCATGACTGGTGGACCTATCTCGCGATCACGGCGGCCGGCGGCCGGGTCGTCTATGACCCGGTGCCCAGCCTGTTGTATCGTCAGCATGGCGGCAACCTGATTGGTTCCAATCAGGGGCTGTCGGCGCGGCTGCTACGCCTGCGCATGCTCATGCAAGGGCAACTGCGACGGTGGATAGATGCCAATGTGGCCGGTATACGCCGCATTACGGCGCAATTGCCGGCCGCGCAGCAGCAGATCTTCCTGGAATTCGATGCATCCCGGCACGGTGGTATCGTACGCCGCCTCGTCGGGCTGAAGCGTTCGGGCGTGTACCGGCAAACCCTTGCCGGCAATATCGGTCTTATCGTGGCCGCTTTTTTCAAGAAACTATAG
- a CDS encoding DMT family transporter, translated as MRSRDLTDLLVLAAVWGGSFLFMRIGVPEFGPAPLMELRVGLAALALLAVLAWRGGIRAMLRHWKPILWVGAFNAALPFLLYGYAAQRLGAGFLSVSNAVTPMWGAVIGWIWLRDRLPAGRVAGLVIGFMGIVVLVWDKFDFSDGGTGLPVIAALLAPLCYGVAANSTKRYLAGVDALSGATGSMVSAALLLMPFAIWTWPSQPVSVQAWGATITLALVCTAIAYVMFFRLIASVGPTAAVSVTFLVPVFGVLWGTLLLGETVTATMLLGAAVILVGTALSLGLVGRPRTARA; from the coding sequence ATGCGCAGCCGTGACCTGACAGACCTGCTCGTATTGGCCGCCGTGTGGGGCGGCTCCTTCCTGTTCATGCGCATCGGGGTCCCGGAGTTCGGGCCGGCTCCGTTGATGGAGCTGCGGGTGGGACTGGCGGCGCTGGCGCTGCTGGCCGTGCTGGCGTGGCGCGGCGGAATACGGGCAATGTTGCGGCATTGGAAGCCGATACTCTGGGTCGGCGCCTTCAACGCCGCCCTGCCCTTCCTCCTGTATGGCTACGCGGCGCAACGGCTGGGCGCGGGCTTCCTTTCCGTATCGAATGCCGTGACGCCGATGTGGGGCGCGGTGATAGGCTGGATCTGGCTGCGCGACCGCCTGCCTGCCGGCAGGGTGGCGGGACTGGTCATCGGGTTCATGGGCATCGTGGTGCTGGTCTGGGACAAGTTCGATTTCAGTGATGGCGGAACGGGCCTGCCGGTGATCGCCGCCTTGTTGGCGCCGCTGTGCTACGGCGTGGCCGCCAACAGCACCAAGCGCTACCTGGCCGGTGTCGATGCGCTGAGCGGCGCGACCGGCAGCATGGTCAGCGCGGCCCTGCTGTTGATGCCGTTCGCGATCTGGACGTGGCCATCCCAGCCGGTTTCGGTTCAGGCCTGGGGTGCGACGATTACCCTGGCGCTGGTGTGCACGGCGATCGCCTACGTGATGTTTTTCCGGCTGATCGCCAGCGTCGGCCCGACCGCTGCCGTCAGCGTGACCTTCCTGGTTCCCGTGTTCGGGGTGCTGTGGGGCACGCTGCTGCTGGGCGAAACCGTGACCGCGACGATGCTGCTGGGCGCGGCGGTGATCCTGGTCGGCACGGCGCTGTCGCTGGGCCTGGTGGGACGACCCAGGACGGCGCGCGCGTAG
- the rfbD gene encoding dTDP-4-dehydrorhamnose reductase — MRILLLGKNGQVGWELQRALAPLGELVALGREAMDAAGHTLCGDLCDLDSLARTVRAVRPDVIVNAAAYTAVDKAETDVEQAELLNGLAPGVLAREAAASGALLVHYSTDYVFDGSGTKPWSETDATGPVSVYGRTKLQGEQAIVAAGCRHLIFRTSWVYAARGGNFAKTMLRLAGERDALSVIDDQKGAPTGADLIADVTAHAMVRAVGDPALCGLYHLVAAGETSWNEYARLVLNVALARGFDLKATPDKVAPVPTSAYKTAARRPLNSRLDTAKLRGAFGVSLPAWQSGVERMIAEISENKP, encoded by the coding sequence GTGAGAATACTGCTGTTAGGCAAGAATGGTCAGGTCGGCTGGGAGCTGCAGCGGGCGCTGGCGCCGTTGGGCGAACTGGTCGCCCTTGGGCGGGAAGCCATGGACGCCGCCGGCCATACGCTATGCGGCGACCTGTGCGATCTGGACAGCCTGGCCCGGACGGTTCGCGCGGTGCGGCCCGACGTCATCGTCAATGCCGCTGCCTATACGGCCGTCGATAAAGCCGAAACCGATGTGGAACAGGCGGAGTTGCTGAATGGCCTGGCGCCAGGCGTTCTCGCGCGCGAAGCCGCCGCATCGGGCGCGCTGCTCGTGCATTATTCCACCGACTATGTCTTCGACGGCTCTGGAACAAAGCCGTGGAGCGAGACCGATGCCACCGGGCCGGTCAGCGTGTATGGGCGTACCAAGCTCCAGGGTGAGCAAGCCATCGTGGCGGCGGGATGCCGTCATCTGATCTTCCGTACCAGCTGGGTCTATGCCGCGCGTGGCGGCAATTTCGCCAAAACCATGCTGCGGCTGGCGGGCGAGCGCGACGCTTTGTCGGTCATCGACGACCAGAAGGGCGCGCCGACCGGGGCGGACCTGATCGCCGATGTCACGGCGCATGCCATGGTTCGCGCGGTTGGCGACCCCGCTCTTTGCGGTCTTTATCATCTGGTGGCGGCTGGCGAGACATCCTGGAATGAATACGCCAGACTGGTCTTGAACGTCGCCCTGGCGCGCGGCTTCGATTTGAAGGCCACGCCGGATAAGGTCGCCCCGGTGCCCACCAGCGCCTACAAGACGGCAGCCCGCCGCCCCCTGAATTCACGGCTGGACACAGCAAAGTTGCGTGGCGCCTTCGGTGTGTCCCTGCCTGCCTGGCAGTCGGGCGTCGAGCGCATGATCGCTGAAATTTCCGAGAACAAACCATGA
- the rfbB gene encoding dTDP-glucose 4,6-dehydratase, whose product MTILVTGGAGFIGGNYVLDWFAQTDEALVNVDKLTYAGNLETLATLAGRPGYTFVKADIGDREIIGQLLRDHKPRAVVNFAAESHVDRSIDGPGEFIQTNVVGTFNLLESVRGYWSTLPEAEKAAFRFLHVSTDEVYGSLEASDPPFAETNAYEPNSPYSASKAASDHLVRAWHHTYGLPVLTTNCSNNYGPYHFPEKLIPLVILNAVNGKPLPIYGDGQQIRDWLYVKDHCSAIRTVLAGGKLGETYNVGGWNEKANLDVVKTICGILDELRPRADGRSYAEQITFVRDRPGHDRRYAIDAGKIERELGWKPAETFETGIRKTVAWYLENTGWTANVQSGAYQQWLDKNYTGREQ is encoded by the coding sequence ATGACGATACTGGTGACAGGTGGCGCGGGCTTTATCGGCGGAAATTACGTGCTGGATTGGTTCGCGCAAACGGACGAAGCGCTGGTCAATGTCGATAAATTGACCTACGCGGGCAATCTCGAAACCCTGGCCACGCTGGCCGGCCGGCCGGGTTATACCTTCGTCAAGGCCGACATCGGCGACCGCGAGATAATCGGCCAATTGCTGCGCGATCATAAACCGCGCGCGGTGGTCAATTTCGCGGCGGAATCGCACGTCGACCGCTCCATCGACGGCCCGGGCGAGTTCATCCAGACCAATGTCGTCGGCACCTTCAACCTGCTTGAAAGCGTGCGCGGCTACTGGTCGACGCTGCCGGAAGCGGAAAAAGCCGCCTTCCGGTTCCTGCACGTGTCGACGGATGAAGTCTATGGCTCGCTGGAGGCCTCCGACCCGCCTTTCGCGGAAACCAACGCCTACGAACCCAACAGTCCCTATTCGGCGAGCAAGGCCGCGTCCGACCATCTGGTCCGTGCATGGCACCACACGTATGGCCTGCCTGTCCTGACGACGAATTGCAGCAATAACTACGGCCCCTATCATTTTCCCGAGAAACTGATTCCGCTCGTTATCCTGAATGCCGTGAACGGCAAGCCGCTGCCTATCTACGGCGACGGACAACAGATCCGCGACTGGCTTTACGTCAAGGACCACTGCTCGGCCATCCGCACCGTGCTGGCCGGCGGCAAGCTTGGCGAGACCTATAACGTAGGCGGCTGGAACGAGAAGGCCAACCTGGACGTCGTCAAGACGATCTGCGGGATACTCGATGAGTTGCGTCCGCGCGCGGACGGCCGCTCCTACGCCGAACAGATTACCTTCGTGCGCGACCGCCCCGGACACGACCGGCGCTATGCTATCGACGCAGGAAAGATCGAACGCGAGCTGGGCTGGAAACCGGCGGAGACCTTCGAAACGGGCATCCGCAAAACGGTGGCCTGGTATCTGGAGAACACCGGCTGGACGGCCAACGTCCAGAGCGGTGCGTATCAGCAGTGGCTGGACAAGAACTACACGGGCCGCGAACAGTGA